The following is a genomic window from Candidatus Polarisedimenticolaceae bacterium.
GGTCGCGCGTGCGCTGGGCGTTCCGGTGGAGGTCGCGGCGGCGAAGGCGAGGGCGTTCGGGCTGGCCTGAGGGTTCAGCGCGACCGAGCTTCGGACAACGCGCGCCGGAGACCGAGCGCGGCCGCCGCTCCCAGGGCGAGCAACCCCGCGGCTCCGAGGGAGGCGGCCCCGGCGACGACGGCGGGCAGACCCACGTGGGGCGCCTCGACGGTACCCGGCGAGAACGACCCCGCCGTCATCAGCAGCGCGGTCACGAGGGCCCCGAGGGCGGAGCCGCTCTCGGAGACCTGGGTGAGATGCGGGAGCCCCGTGCCCGTCCCGAACCACCACGCGCCCGCGGCCTGAGCGGCGGCCGCCGCACCGGTGACGGCGAGCAGGCCGAAACCCAGGACCCGGTTGCGGCGCCGCCGCAGCCACGCCAGCCTGCGCGCCTCGACGCCGATCGGCGGGGGCGGGGGCGTCGACGGGAGCGCCTCCATGACGCGATCGAGGAAGGCCGAATCGGTGGGGCCGTCTTCGAGTCCCTCGAACGCGGCGCGCAGGCGACGCTCCCGGTGGGCGACGATGCGGCACGACGTGCACGAGGCGACGTGACGGGCGACGCGAAGGGCCTCGGCGGGATCGGCCTCGCCGTCGGCGACGCGCAGCAGGGCGGGGCGGAGGCGCTGGCAGGCGCTCATCTCATGCCTCCGCGTCCAGCAGGTCCGAGAGTCGGGCGCGCAGGATCTCGCGCGCGCGGAAGATCCGGTTCTTGACGGTGCCGATCGGCAGGCGCGTCGCGCGGGCGATCTCGTCGTACCTCAGGTGCTGGCGGTGCCGGAGCAGGATCAACTGACGGTAGGCGGGCGGAAGCGCCTCGATGGCGTCCTCGAGCCGCGCCTCGAGCTCGCGCAGGCGAAGGACGTCGTCCGGGGAGGGTTCGTGGCCCGCGACCTCGGGGACGGTGGGCGTGTCATCGTCCGCGGGGTTGCCGAGAGAGCACGTCTTGGGCTGCTTGCGCCGGAGGTGGTCGATCGCCCAGTTGGAGGCGATGCGGTAGAGCCAGGTCGTGAACCGGTACGTCGGGTCGAACGATCCCAGCGACTGGTAGACCTTGATGAAGACGTCCTGGGCGAGATCGGCGGCGGCGTCCCGATTCCCGGTCATCCGGAACAGGAACCCGATGAGCGGGCGCTGGTGGCGCCGGACGAGCTCCCCGAACGCCTCGCGATCCCCGGCGGCGGCGAGCGCCACCAGAGCCTCGTCGGCGAGTCCCTCCTGGGGTTCGGAGCGCCGCAGCCCGGATCGCACGACGTCGTTCGCGGTCAACCACCACCTCCCGGTCTCCCCGTGGTACGCATGACCCCCACGAAGGTTGCATCAGGTTAGCGCGGGAAGGAGCCGATCGGGGACCGGTGACCGCGGAGTTTCGACCGTTCGCCCGTTCCGTGCGTGGTACGATTCGCCCCTCGCGCGTTTCGGCCGGCTTCCACGCCGGCCGGGAGGGTGGCGCTTGGAGGCTTCCCGCCTCGCGGACCGGGCCCGCCGGCGACTCGCGCGCACGCTCGAAGAGCCGGGCGTCGAACCGCTTCGCCGGATCGAGCGATTGCGCGCCTGGGGCGAAAACGAGGGAATCGCCCCGTTCGCCCAGGCCGCCCTGAACCTGTTCCATCTCGATCTCGAGGAGGAAGAGGCCCGGGGCCTCATCGAGCGCGTGCTCGCCCATCGCGCCTCGCTCGGCGTGGCGCTCGGACGGGATCCCGGGCTCGCCGTCGCCGCGGCCGACTACCTCGTGAACGTCGAGCGTCGACTCCATCAGCCCACGCTCGTCGAGATGGACGCGTGGGAACGGACCTCCCGATCGGCCAGGACGGACGCCCTCACCGGCCTCGTCAACCGGGCGGCGTTCCTGGAAGCCCTCGACCTCGAGATCCGCCGCGCCCGGCGCTACGGGCTCCCGCTCGCGGTGGTGCTCCTCGATCTCGACGGGTTCAAGGAGGTGAACGACCGGCACGGTCACCTCCTCGGCGACGTCGTGCTCGAGCGCGTCGGCACCGTCCTCCGGCGCACGGCCCGCGAGGCCGACACGGCCGGTCGGCTCGGGGGGGACGAGTTCGCGCTCCTGCTCCCCGAGGCGGTGCGGCTGGGAGCGTTCGCCGCCGCCGAGCGGGTCCGGCGCGCGGTCCGAAGGGCGTTCGAGTCGGAGACGATCGACGGCGCCGCGCTCGCGCTCACCCTGTCGGGCGGGATCGCGACCTGGCCGGAGGACGGGGCTTACGCCCAGGATCTCCTCCAGCGCGCCGATGCCGCGTTGTATCGCGCCAAGCGATTCGGGCGGGACCGGGTCGTCCTCCATCACCTCG
Proteins encoded in this region:
- a CDS encoding zf-HC2 domain-containing protein; its protein translation is MSACQRLRPALLRVADGEADPAEALRVARHVASCTSCRIVAHRERRLRAAFEGLEDGPTDSAFLDRVMEALPSTPPPPPIGVEARRLAWLRRRRNRVLGFGLLAVTGAAAAAQAAGAWWFGTGTGLPHLTQVSESGSALGALVTALLMTAGSFSPGTVEAPHVGLPAVVAGAASLGAAGLLALGAAAALGLRRALSEARSR
- a CDS encoding sigma-70 family RNA polymerase sigma factor, yielding MTANDVVRSGLRRSEPQEGLADEALVALAAAGDREAFGELVRRHQRPLIGFLFRMTGNRDAAADLAQDVFIKVYQSLGSFDPTYRFTTWLYRIASNWAIDHLRRKQPKTCSLGNPADDDTPTVPEVAGHEPSPDDVLRLRELEARLEDAIEALPPAYRQLILLRHRQHLRYDEIARATRLPIGTVKNRIFRAREILRARLSDLLDAEA
- a CDS encoding GGDEF domain-containing protein — encoded protein: MEASRLADRARRRLARTLEEPGVEPLRRIERLRAWGENEGIAPFAQAALNLFHLDLEEEEARGLIERVLAHRASLGVALGRDPGLAVAAADYLVNVERRLHQPTLVEMDAWERTSRSARTDALTGLVNRAAFLEALDLEIRRARRYGLPLAVVLLDLDGFKEVNDRHGHLLGDVVLERVGTVLRRTAREADTAGRLGGDEFALLLPEAVRLGAFAAAERVRRAVRRAFESETIDGAALALTLSGGIATWPEDGAYAQDLLQRADAALYRAKRFGRDRVVLHHLERRAEVRWPARPGTFVAWSRAGAAAWSRARVVDLSARGALLEDEGIATPPSAIDLAFESRAGDERRVRGRVVREDRGTGPEAARRAGVSFDAPLPADLLRDRRASNVSRARATPGASR